A genomic region of Mesobacillus jeotgali contains the following coding sequences:
- the fabZ gene encoding 3-hydroxyacyl-ACP dehydratase FabZ yields MMDITQIKEIIPHRYPFLLVDKIVEIEEGKRAVGIKNVTANEEFFNGHFPDYPVMPGVLIVEALAQVGAVAVLKLEENRGKIGFFAGIDNCRFKRQVKPGDQLRLEVEMIKLRGPIGKGKAVATVDGELACEAEITFAIK; encoded by the coding sequence ATGATGGACATCACCCAAATCAAAGAAATCATTCCGCACCGCTATCCGTTTTTACTCGTTGATAAAATTGTTGAAATCGAAGAAGGAAAAAGGGCTGTCGGCATCAAGAATGTTACGGCAAACGAAGAATTCTTCAATGGTCATTTTCCTGATTACCCGGTCATGCCAGGTGTGCTGATCGTGGAGGCGTTGGCTCAGGTTGGAGCAGTAGCTGTTTTGAAGCTTGAAGAAAACCGCGGAAAAATTGGCTTCTTCGCTGGAATCGATAACTGCCGTTTTAAAAGGCAGGTAAAACCAGGCGACCAGCTTCGCCTTGAAGTTGAAATGATCAAGCTGCGCGGTCCAATTGGAAAAGGTAAGGCAGTCGCGACAGTAGATGGCGAACTGGCTTGTGAAGCTGAGATCACATTTGCGATAAAATAG
- a CDS encoding YwpF-like family protein encodes MKTFKLISMQLADDDALVDIEMEDGLIINKEDEKGTWLVEVFTNHKYIPYFQDACDNDKEIIVQVVITKRENDPAAFVTKVCCVKKLKTHASILLTGKLTKPKSDYPEKLLEYLLDKGYKGEELLTEFKEKIISRPQILQPKKV; translated from the coding sequence ATGAAGACGTTTAAGTTGATTTCAATGCAGCTTGCTGATGATGATGCTTTAGTGGATATCGAAATGGAAGACGGCCTGATTATCAATAAAGAGGATGAAAAAGGCACGTGGCTCGTCGAAGTTTTTACTAATCATAAATACATCCCATATTTCCAGGATGCGTGTGACAACGACAAAGAAATCATCGTCCAAGTCGTCATCACCAAACGAGAGAACGACCCGGCAGCATTCGTAACAAAAGTCTGCTGCGTGAAGAAGCTGAAGACACATGCCAGCATTCTTTTAACAGGAAAACTCACCAAACCGAAGAGCGATTATCCGGAAAAACTTTTGGAGTACTTGCTTGATAAAGGATACAAAGGCGAAGAACTGCTAACGGAATTCAAGGAAAAAATCATATCAAGGCCGCAGATTTTGCAGCCGAAGAAAGTGTAA
- a CDS encoding DNA-directed RNA polymerase subunit beta — MALNKNNQEATTREEVKQDKKKTREKKKRIRVRLIPIWLRIIIVLVLLAASIVLGAMFGYAVMGGGKAKDIFEESTWTHILDLVNKE, encoded by the coding sequence ATGGCTTTGAACAAGAATAATCAAGAAGCAACAACGCGTGAAGAAGTGAAACAAGATAAGAAAAAAACACGCGAAAAAAAGAAAAGAATCCGGGTTCGCCTTATTCCGATCTGGCTTCGGATTATTATTGTGCTCGTTCTTTTGGCTGCGAGCATCGTGCTTGGCGCCATGTTTGGCTACGCGGTGATGGGCGGCGGCAAAGCGAAGGATATTTTTGAGGAGTCTACATGGACTCATATCTTAGATTTGGTAAATAAAGAATAA
- the ssb gene encoding single-stranded DNA-binding protein — MINQVTLVGRLTRDPDLRFTPDGKAVSNITLAVNRHYKNASGEIEVDFVHCILWGKTAENTSNYCKKGSVLGVTGRIQTRNYDNHEGKRVYVTEVVAEGVRFLSTKPAGSRETQQTSQPPRQPETVPAAPPLREELPFA; from the coding sequence GTGATCAATCAAGTTACGCTAGTAGGCAGGCTGACCAGAGATCCAGATCTCAGGTTTACACCGGACGGAAAAGCTGTGTCGAATATAACGCTTGCGGTAAACAGGCATTACAAAAATGCCAGCGGGGAAATCGAGGTAGATTTTGTCCATTGCATCCTCTGGGGCAAAACAGCTGAGAATACGTCTAACTATTGTAAAAAAGGTTCTGTCCTCGGAGTCACCGGTCGCATCCAGACGCGAAACTATGATAACCATGAAGGCAAACGTGTCTATGTGACCGAAGTTGTTGCTGAGGGAGTTAGATTTTTAAGTACGAAACCGGCCGGATCAAGGGAAACCCAGCAGACATCCCAACCTCCACGGCAGCCGGAAACTGTTCCCGCTGCGCCGCCGCTAAGAGAGGAGCTTCCATTTGCATAA